In Pseudomonadota bacterium, a genomic segment contains:
- the hisB gene encoding bifunctional histidinol-phosphatase/imidazoleglycerol-phosphate dehydratase HisB, with amino-acid sequence MTPKLVAFVDRDGTIIEEPDDFQIDALSKLALVDGVIPALRALMQLGYELVLVSNQDGLGTDSFPQENFKECHDFLLRLLASQGVTFEQEFICPHFEHEHCGCRKPRTGLLTTYLMDNHIDRTRSCVIGDRATDLELGGALGLQAFKLGTDPGDTSWPDIVDALRGQPRTASIERRTYETDISVSVNLDTGRGTTIHTGLGFFDHMLEQLSKHGGFALNLACDGDLHVGTHHTIEDCALALGEAMRQALGNKMGIQRYGFTLPMDDALTTVALDLSGRPYCKIDMDLSREMVGDMPTEMVGHFFGSWCQSMGANLHIKTTGTDTHHQVESAFKGLGRSLKQAFQRGDDGLPTTKGLL; translated from the coding sequence GTGACACCTAAACTGGTGGCCTTTGTCGATCGTGACGGCACCATCATCGAAGAGCCGGACGACTTTCAGATCGACGCATTGTCCAAACTCGCGCTTGTTGACGGCGTGATTCCAGCTTTACGCGCACTAATGCAGCTGGGCTATGAGTTGGTGCTAGTCAGCAACCAAGATGGCCTGGGCACCGACAGCTTTCCTCAAGAGAACTTCAAGGAGTGTCACGACTTTTTGCTTCGTCTTCTTGCTAGCCAGGGCGTCACCTTTGAGCAGGAGTTCATATGTCCACACTTTGAACATGAACACTGTGGGTGTCGAAAGCCGCGAACCGGACTACTCACCACCTATCTGATGGATAATCACATCGATCGCACCCGAAGCTGCGTGATTGGTGACCGGGCTACCGATCTCGAACTTGGCGGCGCGCTTGGTCTTCAGGCATTCAAGCTCGGCACCGATCCTGGCGACACATCGTGGCCGGACATCGTTGATGCGTTGCGTGGACAGCCCCGGACCGCGTCGATCGAACGCCGTACATATGAAACGGACATCTCGGTCTCGGTAAACCTCGATACCGGACGCGGCACAACCATACACACCGGCCTTGGCTTTTTCGATCACATGCTTGAGCAGCTCAGTAAGCACGGTGGATTTGCGCTCAATCTGGCGTGCGACGGTGATCTACATGTCGGTACACACCACACGATTGAAGACTGTGCGCTCGCGCTTGGCGAAGCGATGCGCCAAGCGCTGGGTAATAAGATGGGTATCCAACGGTATGGATTCACACTGCCGATGGACGATGCGCTCACCACCGTTGCGCTCGACTTGTCCGGACGGCCCTACTGCAAAATCGACATGGATCTGTCGCGCGAAATGGTCGGTGACATGCCAACCGAAATGGTTGGACACTTTTTTGGTTCATGGTGCCAAAGCATGGGCGCTAACTTGCACATTAAAACTACCGGCACCGACACCCACCATCAGGTTGAGTCCGCCTTCAAAGGGCTCGGCCGAAGCCTGAAACAGGCGTTTCAACGTGGTGACGATGGTCTGCCAACGACCAAAGGACTATTGTGA
- the hisC gene encoding histidinol-phosphate transaminase: protein MSALDLARQALLHRQGYTSAVGRFDMTRLHANELPELDDDCQWNRYPPPRPTELCERIGEQLGLPASSVLVTRGSNEGIDLLCRAFCEPGERIVTCSPTFGMYRVCAEVQGASEIDVPLDVDFDLDVDAIERAAQHPSVKLVFVCSPANPTGNHVSIERLRTLCDSLASQAVIVLDQAYIEFSDDGRLTDLLASYDNLVVLRTFSKAYGLAGLRCGAVLANTPIITLLDSLLAPYSTPIPTIEGVLEALSEPGLVRAQARLAEVQRQKRRLLRYLQQCPLVECIYPSDTNFLLIKSPKANALFQHVHDRGILIRSFMALPRLEQCVRITVGNEVETTQLIAAIEELCCDT, encoded by the coding sequence ATGAGCGCGCTGGATCTCGCCCGACAAGCATTACTCCACCGTCAAGGTTATACATCGGCCGTCGGGCGATTCGATATGACGCGTTTGCATGCCAACGAATTGCCCGAGCTGGACGATGACTGCCAATGGAATCGCTATCCGCCGCCTCGCCCGACCGAGCTGTGCGAGCGCATCGGCGAACAACTGGGGCTCCCGGCGTCATCCGTGCTCGTTACACGCGGCAGCAATGAGGGCATCGACCTTTTGTGTCGCGCGTTTTGCGAACCCGGCGAGCGCATCGTGACATGCTCACCGACCTTCGGTATGTACCGGGTGTGCGCCGAAGTTCAGGGAGCCTCGGAGATTGACGTGCCGCTCGATGTCGATTTTGATCTAGATGTCGACGCCATCGAACGCGCGGCTCAGCATCCGAGCGTGAAGCTTGTGTTTGTCTGCTCGCCAGCCAATCCAACCGGCAATCATGTATCCATCGAACGACTTCGCACGCTGTGTGATTCATTGGCGTCGCAGGCGGTCATCGTACTCGATCAGGCCTATATCGAGTTCAGCGACGACGGACGACTGACTGATCTACTGGCCTCATATGACAATCTGGTAGTACTGCGCACCTTTTCGAAGGCGTACGGCTTAGCAGGGCTTCGCTGCGGCGCCGTTCTGGCTAACACGCCGATTATTACCCTGCTGGACTCCCTGCTGGCCCCTTACTCGACGCCGATTCCGACGATCGAAGGCGTGCTAGAAGCGTTGAGCGAGCCTGGCCTAGTACGCGCTCAAGCGCGCTTGGCGGAAGTGCAACGACAGAAAAGACGTCTGCTTCGCTATCTACAGCAATGCCCGCTGGTCGAGTGTATCTATCCAAGCGATACCAATTTTTTGCTAATTAAAAGTCCCAAAGCGAATGCACTGTTCCAGCATGTCCATGACCGAGGCATTTTGATCCGTTCGTTTATGGCCCTACCCCGCCTCGAACAGTGTGTCCGCATTACCGTAGGCAATGAAGTGGAAACAACGCAACTGATCGCCGCAATTGAGGAGCTATGCTGTGACACCTAA
- the hisD gene encoding histidinol dehydrogenase, giving the protein MTIETANPPVEFLTVSHWAALDEDARASLLARPPVSLADAAQVQAIIDDVRRDGDRALTAYTERFDGIRRDRFRVPEDSIARALDTISSGLRAALEAAYANIERFHSAQATAPIVTRQDGVDCQLVTRPIESVGLYVPGGTAPLPSTVLMLGVPSRLAGCPTRILCTPPQENGEVNTVVLAAAALCGITDVFGVGGAQAIAAMAYGTQTIPKADKIFGPGNPWVTRAKQVVAQDPDGSGCDLPAGPSEVLVIADDTASAEFVAADLLAQAEHGIDSQVLLVTTSDPFAQRVRRAVAQQLDRLPRADIARVALQNSRFIVATSRDEAFAISNRYAPEHLIINTLTPHDDLQAVTNAGSVFLGEWTPESLGDYCSGTNHVLPTHGHARHISGVGLTDFQRRISVQHASRRGLQQIGWIAETLATAEGLDAHARAVSLRLAADEQLR; this is encoded by the coding sequence ATGACTATAGAAACTGCAAACCCACCCGTCGAATTCCTCACTGTGTCGCACTGGGCGGCACTTGACGAAGACGCGCGTGCCTCGCTACTCGCTCGGCCGCCCGTATCGCTCGCCGATGCCGCGCAGGTACAGGCCATCATCGACGACGTGCGACGCGACGGTGACCGTGCGCTTACGGCGTACACGGAGCGCTTTGATGGGATTAGGCGCGATCGGTTTAGGGTGCCCGAGGATTCCATTGCGCGTGCCCTTGATACGATTTCATCCGGTCTGCGCGCCGCGCTCGAAGCGGCCTACGCCAATATTGAGCGCTTCCATTCTGCGCAAGCCACCGCACCGATCGTGACACGGCAAGATGGCGTAGACTGCCAATTGGTGACCCGACCGATCGAGTCTGTAGGACTGTATGTGCCCGGCGGCACCGCACCGTTGCCATCGACCGTGCTGATGCTCGGTGTGCCCTCACGATTGGCGGGCTGTCCGACGCGAATTTTGTGCACACCCCCGCAAGAGAATGGCGAGGTCAACACTGTGGTACTGGCGGCCGCCGCCTTATGCGGCATCACGGATGTGTTCGGTGTTGGAGGCGCGCAGGCGATTGCGGCCATGGCGTACGGCACGCAGACGATTCCGAAAGCCGACAAGATATTCGGACCGGGCAATCCCTGGGTGACGCGCGCCAAGCAAGTGGTCGCGCAAGACCCCGATGGCAGCGGCTGCGATTTACCTGCCGGGCCATCCGAAGTCTTGGTTATCGCGGATGACACCGCATCGGCTGAGTTCGTCGCGGCTGATCTACTCGCACAAGCCGAGCACGGCATCGATTCACAAGTGCTGCTGGTCACAACCTCAGACCCATTTGCTCAGCGGGTTCGTCGCGCAGTGGCGCAACAACTCGATCGTTTACCACGGGCCGACATCGCCCGTGTCGCACTACAGAACAGCCGTTTCATCGTCGCGACATCTCGCGATGAAGCCTTCGCGATCAGTAATCGATATGCGCCGGAGCACTTGATCATCAATACGCTCACCCCACACGATGATCTGCAAGCGGTTACCAACGCCGGCAGCGTCTTCCTCGGTGAATGGACACCCGAATCGCTGGGTGATTACTGCAGCGGCACCAACCATGTGCTACCAACGCATGGGCACGCGCGCCATATTTCCGGGGTCGGCTTGACTGACTTTCAACGTCGCATTTCGGTTCAGCATGCGTCCAGACGCGGACTCCAGCAGATCGGCTGGATTGCCGAGACGTTGGCCACTGCCGAGGGATTGGATGCGCACGCGCGCGCCGTCAGCCTACGTCTCGCTGCGGATGAGCAGTTGCGATGA
- the hisG gene encoding ATP phosphoribosyltransferase has product MRPATLFGLTNPNPITLLLLYFFGGPWSPFGIVMNALVTDTQSRIKIAVQKSGRLTPRSLDLLNRIGLDYARSPDQLLCVGRNMPVDALLVRDDDIPQLVQEGTCSLGFVGLNVAREMALGCAENGVEPGFTVIQKLGFGHCRLAIARPADVRWTGPETLQGQRIATSYPNLTRAYLKQHDVDATVVSFSGSVEVAPQLGKAEFICDLVSTGATLAANNLIEQDVLLNSESVVIQSTHAISGQAQLIDRLNQRIDGVMRVKESKYIMLHAPSNAVDAITQLLPGSEAPTVMPLQGCDDKVALHAVCRENVFWETLESLKAAGASAMLVLPVEKMLG; this is encoded by the coding sequence ATGCGGCCGGCAACCCTCTTCGGTCTTACTAACCCCAATCCGATTACCCTACTTCTTCTTTATTTTTTTGGCGGCCCTTGGTCGCCGTTTGGAATCGTCATGAATGCCTTGGTTACCGACACACAGTCCCGCATAAAAATTGCCGTGCAAAAATCAGGGCGCCTAACGCCACGATCGCTCGACTTGCTAAACCGCATCGGCCTGGACTATGCGCGTAGTCCGGATCAGCTGTTGTGCGTGGGTCGCAACATGCCCGTCGACGCATTGCTGGTACGCGATGACGACATACCGCAACTCGTTCAAGAGGGCACCTGTTCGCTGGGCTTCGTGGGTCTCAATGTCGCGCGAGAAATGGCCCTAGGATGTGCCGAAAACGGCGTGGAACCGGGGTTTACGGTGATTCAAAAACTGGGATTTGGTCACTGTCGACTGGCGATCGCCCGCCCCGCCGATGTGCGTTGGACCGGTCCAGAGACGCTCCAGGGTCAGCGTATCGCCACCAGCTATCCCAATCTGACGCGTGCATACCTAAAACAACACGATGTTGACGCCACGGTTGTCTCGTTCTCAGGCTCTGTCGAAGTGGCACCACAACTTGGCAAAGCTGAGTTTATCTGCGACTTGGTTTCCACGGGTGCCACGCTTGCCGCCAACAATCTTATTGAGCAAGACGTCTTGCTCAACAGCGAGAGCGTCGTGATCCAAAGCACACACGCGATCAGCGGTCAGGCCCAATTGATCGACCGACTCAATCAGCGGATCGACGGCGTGATGCGGGTGAAGGAATCCAAATACATCATGCTGCACGCACCATCGAATGCGGTAGACGCCATCACACAGCTACTCCCCGGCAGCGAAGCGCCGACCGTGATGCCGCTGCAAGGGTGTGATGACAAAGTGGCGCTGCATGCCGTGTGTAGAGAGAACGTGTTCTGGGAAACCCTCGAATCACTCAAGGCGGCCGGCGCGAGCGCCATGCTTGTGCTCCCCGTAGAAAAGATGCTCGGTTGA
- a CDS encoding YerC/YecD family TrpR-related protein — translation MKSHRTLTVRQEKAAENELFKAILSLESPQELRAFFADLCTPSELEAMTDRWSVVLPLHQGTPYREISQQTGVSVTTIGRVARSLMHGDGGYKLAVERAT, via the coding sequence GTGAAATCACATCGAACACTGACGGTGCGTCAGGAAAAAGCGGCGGAGAACGAACTGTTTAAGGCCATTCTCTCGCTGGAGTCACCGCAAGAACTCCGAGCGTTCTTTGCTGATCTGTGCACGCCGTCCGAATTGGAGGCGATGACCGATCGGTGGAGTGTCGTCCTACCCCTTCATCAAGGCACGCCCTATCGGGAAATCAGTCAACAAACGGGCGTCAGCGTCACAACCATCGGACGCGTAGCACGAAGCCTAATGCACGGAGACGGCGGCTATAAGCTGGCTGTGGAGCGCGCGACATGA
- the thrA gene encoding bifunctional aspartate kinase/homoserine dehydrogenase I, with protein MNNEYIVHKFGGTSLATAQRLRGVAEILGDRLYGPQCVVVSAMGGVTDELLRMIDLAVAADDSYKQVLDAVRIRHLDAARDVLSEAAAVDYQDAFDREFEHVSNMAGTAFVAGDILANSRAVASGFGELWSAQLMCALLRESFGQRDVRWLDARRFVVVSDAESGAVVDWQQSRDKLADLLAEDFDGTVVVTGYIAQDADGRPTTLGRNGSDFSASIMACLLRASQVHIWTDVDGVMTADPRSVSEVQVIKQLSYNEAMELAYFGAKVLHPQTMAPAVAHDVPIYIRNTFAPEKPGTRIDSQSSASEPVKGITSIDGMAVVNVEGAGMIGVPGTAQRLFGALADANVSVVMISQGSSEHSICFAVKDQFADKAREVVEATFQCDIDNGTIQRVTVTPNLSILAVVGDRMHGQPGVAAKVFGSLGNAGVNVRVIAQGSSERNISAVIDRHDATRAVRAVHSSFYLSPQTLSIGVIGCGTVGRPLLEQLSSQVGRLSSQFNLDLRVRGLARSTRMLLADSRVDLNNWQEAFDERGEALDIDRFIGHINADHMPHSVIVDCTADEQIAARYGDWLEAGIHVVTPNKKACSAEFKDYSRLQAQRIKGDSRFLYETTVGAGLPIIQTVRDLRETGDRILKLQGILSGTLAYLFNVYDGTKSFSDIVLEARDNGFTEPDPREDLSGMDVARKLTILAREIGLEIEVTDIQVENLVPDALRAATAEEFMQRLSEMDATMKARFDEAKRQSCVLRYVAQLDAAGEASVALRALPADHALAHIRLTDNIVQFETERYCDNPLIVQGPGAGPDVTAAGVFADLLRLSAYLGAAV; from the coding sequence ATGAACAACGAATACATTGTCCATAAATTCGGCGGAACCTCGTTGGCTACGGCACAGCGGCTTCGAGGTGTGGCGGAGATTCTCGGGGATCGATTGTATGGCCCACAGTGTGTGGTCGTATCGGCCATGGGCGGTGTGACCGACGAGCTGTTGCGTATGATCGATCTGGCGGTCGCGGCGGACGACTCGTATAAACAGGTGTTGGACGCCGTGCGGATACGCCATTTGGATGCCGCGCGCGACGTGTTGTCGGAAGCCGCAGCGGTCGACTACCAGGATGCCTTTGATCGCGAGTTTGAGCATGTGAGTAACATGGCCGGCACGGCCTTTGTTGCGGGAGACATTTTGGCCAACTCGCGCGCCGTGGCGTCCGGCTTCGGTGAACTGTGGTCTGCGCAGCTCATGTGCGCTCTTCTGCGCGAATCGTTTGGGCAGCGCGATGTACGGTGGCTGGATGCGCGACGGTTTGTTGTGGTGAGTGACGCCGAGTCGGGTGCCGTCGTCGACTGGCAACAATCTCGGGACAAGCTCGCGGACCTTCTGGCCGAAGACTTCGACGGCACCGTCGTCGTGACAGGCTACATCGCGCAAGACGCAGACGGACGGCCCACCACGTTAGGGCGTAACGGGAGTGATTTTTCTGCGTCGATCATGGCGTGTTTACTCAGAGCCAGCCAGGTGCATATTTGGACCGATGTGGACGGCGTCATGACGGCGGACCCTCGCTCGGTGTCGGAAGTGCAGGTGATCAAGCAGTTGTCTTATAACGAGGCCATGGAGTTGGCGTACTTCGGCGCGAAAGTGCTTCACCCGCAAACCATGGCACCTGCCGTGGCGCACGATGTGCCGATCTATATTCGCAACACGTTCGCGCCTGAAAAACCCGGAACCCGTATTGATTCGCAGTCGTCGGCTAGCGAGCCGGTCAAAGGCATTACCAGCATCGACGGCATGGCGGTGGTCAATGTGGAAGGCGCGGGCATGATCGGCGTTCCCGGTACAGCCCAGCGGCTGTTTGGTGCGTTGGCGGATGCCAATGTATCGGTCGTGATGATCTCGCAAGGCAGCTCCGAGCATTCGATCTGCTTTGCGGTGAAAGATCAATTTGCCGACAAAGCACGTGAAGTGGTCGAGGCGACTTTTCAGTGCGATATCGACAACGGCACGATTCAACGTGTGACGGTCACGCCCAACCTGAGCATTCTCGCCGTGGTAGGGGATCGCATGCACGGGCAGCCCGGCGTTGCGGCCAAAGTTTTTGGCAGTCTCGGTAACGCTGGTGTCAATGTGCGTGTTATTGCGCAAGGCTCGTCGGAGCGCAATATATCGGCGGTCATCGATCGGCACGATGCCACGCGCGCGGTTCGAGCCGTGCACTCGAGCTTTTATTTGTCGCCACAGACATTGTCCATCGGGGTGATTGGCTGCGGGACGGTTGGGCGACCGCTACTGGAGCAACTTTCGTCGCAGGTGGGGCGACTGTCTTCTCAGTTCAACTTGGATCTGCGGGTGCGTGGACTTGCGCGGTCAACTCGCATGCTGTTAGCCGACTCGCGCGTCGATCTGAACAACTGGCAAGAAGCCTTCGATGAACGCGGCGAAGCGCTCGATATCGACCGCTTTATTGGTCATATCAATGCGGATCACATGCCGCACTCGGTCATCGTCGATTGCACCGCCGACGAACAAATTGCAGCGCGATACGGTGATTGGCTCGAAGCCGGGATACACGTCGTCACGCCAAATAAAAAAGCGTGCAGCGCCGAATTTAAGGACTACTCGCGATTGCAGGCGCAGCGAATAAAAGGGGATTCTCGGTTTCTGTATGAGACAACCGTGGGCGCTGGGTTACCCATTATTCAAACCGTGCGAGATTTACGAGAGACCGGCGATCGCATTTTAAAGTTGCAGGGTATTTTATCCGGCACGCTGGCCTATCTGTTCAATGTCTACGATGGCACCAAGTCGTTTTCCGATATTGTGCTCGAAGCGCGCGACAATGGCTTTACAGAACCCGATCCGCGCGAGGACTTATCGGGCATGGATGTGGCCCGCAAACTCACCATTCTGGCTAGAGAAATCGGGCTTGAAATCGAGGTGACCGATATTCAGGTGGAAAACCTGGTCCCTGACGCCTTGAGAGCGGCCACGGCGGAAGAATTTATGCAGCGCCTGAGTGAGATGGACGCGACCATGAAAGCGCGCTTTGATGAGGCGAAGCGCCAGTCTTGCGTGCTGCGCTATGTCGCCCAACTCGATGCAGCCGGCGAGGCGAGTGTTGCGCTACGGGCATTGCCGGCGGATCACGCACTGGCCCATATCCGTCTGACCGATAACATTGTGCAGTTTGAGACCGAACGGTACTGCGACAACCCACTTATCGTGCAGGGTCCAGGCGCTGGGCCGGACGTTACCGCCGCCGGTGTGTTTGCCGACCTATTGCGCCTTTCGGCGTATCTTGGCGCGGCGGTATGA
- a CDS encoding homoserine kinase produces MTRSNDVRIAAAPPSVGNMAVGFDVLGHALDAPGDQVRATRIDVGAQQSVVMGKVFGCADRLPEEAANNTAGAGVIRLLEDQRAGFGVILDIYKGIALGSGMGGSAASAVAAVMAANALLKKPLPVDALLPYALAGEVVASGSVHGDNVAPSLLGGIVFVPPSSPQSSYRVPAPDGLMCVLVRPRIRLDTLAGRSLLDDHVALRDAVTQSSHLGRVLCACYTNNIDGLDGALDDVLIEHQRSHQVAGFEEIKHAALSAGALGFSLSGSGPSMVAWLRERDLKRVTAAIRAPVESIYEDRFQWVTSPVAARGARLISHEEWLGE; encoded by the coding sequence ATGACCCGCTCGAACGACGTTCGCATCGCCGCGGCGCCGCCCTCAGTCGGCAATATGGCCGTCGGATTCGATGTGCTCGGACATGCATTGGATGCACCGGGTGATCAGGTGCGTGCCACACGAATCGACGTGGGCGCCCAGCAGTCAGTGGTGATGGGAAAAGTGTTTGGCTGTGCTGATCGCTTACCCGAAGAGGCGGCAAACAATACGGCCGGGGCAGGTGTCATTCGCTTACTCGAGGATCAGCGCGCGGGTTTTGGTGTGATCCTGGATATTTACAAGGGCATTGCACTGGGTTCCGGTATGGGTGGCTCGGCGGCGTCGGCCGTGGCCGCCGTCATGGCTGCCAATGCGTTATTGAAAAAGCCGCTTCCTGTCGACGCGCTGCTGCCCTATGCATTGGCCGGAGAGGTGGTGGCGAGTGGCAGTGTGCATGGCGACAACGTCGCGCCGTCCTTATTGGGTGGAATTGTGTTCGTGCCACCGTCTTCGCCGCAGTCCAGTTATCGCGTGCCTGCGCCGGATGGGTTGATGTGCGTTTTGGTGCGTCCGCGTATTCGCTTAGATACGTTAGCCGGTCGCTCCTTGCTAGATGATCATGTCGCCCTACGAGACGCGGTAACACAGAGCAGCCACCTCGGTCGCGTACTGTGCGCGTGTTATACGAATAACATCGATGGCCTCGATGGCGCGCTCGATGATGTGTTAATCGAGCATCAGCGCAGTCACCAGGTGGCCGGTTTTGAGGAAATTAAGCACGCCGCGCTCTCGGCCGGTGCGCTTGGCTTTAGCCTGTCGGGCAGTGGTCCGTCGATGGTAGCGTGGCTACGTGAGCGTGATCTCAAGCGCGTTACCGCAGCGATTCGGGCGCCGGTGGAGTCCATTTATGAAGACCGTTTTCAATGGGTCACATCGCCGGTGGCGGCGCGCGGCGCGCGGTTGATCTCGCACGAGGAATGGCTCGGTGAGTAA
- the thrC gene encoding threonine synthase — protein MSKALYVSTRGDRQTLDAAQAIAKGLASDGGLYAPVAFPELSLEVFEGRESLADIAAVLVEPFVAGSVLAEDIARICQDAFSFATPLVRLSHSSSLSVLELFHGPTAAFKDVGARFLAACMERIEAQAEQPLNILVATSGDTGGAVAAAFHGRRNVNVDVFYPAGGVSARQEQQLTCWGDNIRAFRVDGRFDDCQALVKAVFQDALLMRAHRFSSANSINLGRLLPQMCYYAYASLNVWREEGRRPNFIVPTGNLGNALACVWARRAGLPIGDIVLATNANRTIPDYLGSGDWQPRQSVATLASAMDVGNPSNMERLRHLFGEVQVVRDNVSAIAVSDEQIRQQIVHDAQRFDQVWCPHTATAFYAYDQLDADRYRDHWIGVATAHPAKFETIVEPLIHRRVDVPKSLADILELPASSTAISAQLDELRSQYHSINAAPMREK, from the coding sequence GTGAGTAAAGCGCTTTATGTGAGCACCCGCGGTGACAGGCAGACTCTCGATGCGGCGCAGGCGATCGCCAAAGGACTGGCAAGCGACGGTGGGTTATACGCGCCGGTCGCGTTTCCCGAGTTGTCGCTCGAGGTGTTTGAAGGGCGCGAGTCGTTAGCCGACATTGCGGCTGTTTTGGTCGAGCCGTTCGTGGCCGGTTCGGTACTCGCCGAAGACATTGCGCGTATTTGCCAGGACGCGTTTAGTTTTGCGACACCACTGGTTCGGTTGTCCCACTCGTCGTCGCTGTCGGTGCTGGAATTGTTCCATGGCCCAACGGCGGCCTTCAAAGATGTTGGCGCGCGCTTTCTAGCCGCGTGTATGGAGCGAATTGAGGCGCAGGCTGAACAGCCGTTGAATATATTAGTAGCCACCTCCGGCGATACCGGCGGCGCGGTTGCCGCTGCGTTTCACGGTCGCCGCAACGTCAATGTCGATGTGTTTTATCCTGCTGGTGGTGTGTCGGCGCGGCAGGAGCAGCAGCTCACGTGCTGGGGTGACAATATTCGGGCGTTCCGAGTAGACGGTCGTTTCGATGATTGTCAGGCGTTGGTCAAGGCGGTGTTTCAAGACGCGTTGCTGATGCGCGCTCATCGCTTTTCGTCGGCGAACAGCATTAACTTGGGGCGACTGCTGCCTCAAATGTGTTATTACGCCTACGCCAGTCTTAACGTATGGCGTGAAGAGGGTCGTCGACCGAACTTTATCGTGCCAACCGGTAATCTGGGTAATGCTCTGGCGTGCGTGTGGGCGCGGCGTGCGGGGCTGCCGATTGGCGACATCGTGTTGGCAACTAACGCGAATCGCACAATCCCGGATTATCTGGGCAGTGGTGATTGGCAGCCACGGCAGAGCGTCGCCACGCTGGCCTCGGCTATGGACGTTGGTAATCCAAGCAACATGGAACGTCTTCGTCATTTGTTTGGCGAAGTGCAGGTCGTGCGTGACAACGTATCGGCTATTGCGGTTAGCGACGAGCAGATACGGCAGCAGATCGTGCACGATGCGCAGCGTTTTGATCAGGTGTGGTGTCCGCACACGGCGACCGCGTTTTACGCGTACGATCAACTGGACGCGGATCGATATCGCGATCACTGGATCGGTGTTGCGACGGCGCACCCAGCAAAGTTCGAGACCATCGTTGAGCCGCTGATACACCGCCGTGTTGACGTGCCTAAATCGCTCGCGGACATCTTGGAATTACCGGCTTCGTCGACTGCGATTTCTGCGCAACTTGACGAGCTGAGATCGCAATATCACTCGATCAACGCCGCACCGATGCGTGAAAAATAA
- a CDS encoding nuclease-related domain-containing protein: MDWFSSITLANGFYVGVGAGLVLAAAVMIGWRVRSNPSQQLKRLIKKHSKECMSDIVVPDGLDGEIQLDYLLLTPRGLLVLDIKHVNGRLYGGDNMDAWTVIQGGQRFTFANPAGPLRERVIAVQSLLQDVPVQGRVVVLGDVKFATGVPDCVVSLPRLQEEFAGHSALGKATLSAFYPSWHRMQEIATPASV, encoded by the coding sequence ATGGACTGGTTTTCTTCAATTACGTTAGCAAATGGATTTTACGTCGGTGTCGGCGCCGGTCTCGTGCTCGCTGCGGCCGTCATGATCGGTTGGCGCGTACGCAGCAATCCTTCGCAACAACTTAAACGCCTCATCAAAAAGCACAGCAAAGAATGCATGAGCGACATCGTTGTGCCCGACGGCCTAGATGGCGAAATTCAACTCGACTACCTGCTGCTCACACCCCGGGGGCTGTTGGTGTTAGACATTAAACATGTAAACGGCCGCTTGTATGGCGGGGATAACATGGACGCGTGGACAGTGATTCAAGGTGGCCAGCGCTTCACGTTTGCCAATCCAGCGGGGCCCCTTCGAGAACGCGTCATTGCCGTACAATCGTTGCTCCAGGATGTGCCGGTGCAGGGCCGAGTCGTGGTGCTGGGCGATGTGAAGTTTGCGACCGGCGTGCCCGATTGCGTTGTCAGCCTCCCGCGTCTTCAAGAAGAGTTTGCCGGGCATAGCGCTTTGGGCAAAGCGACACTGAGTGCGTTTTATCCGTCTTGGCATCGCATGCAAGAAATTGCGACACCGGCGTCTGTCTAG